Proteins found in one Lysinibacillus fusiformis genomic segment:
- a CDS encoding methyl-accepting chemotaxis protein, protein MWLKGIGGKLIVAIIALVFVTCGTLGLSTWINSTKAMNEQVESNLVSRAEDVSQYIEEHFQLTLVEVEAIAEQEAVRSMDFEKQKQYLSKRLANNENYLGFGIINADGVAHYLDDTTAELGDRDYVKEGFTGKSVMSEITISRVTGEPVILIVSPIETATGEKALLLARIDGYYLSKIVEGIKVGDSGYTFMLDANGTIIGHNNHSYVKEQYNPIKEADETGIMTGRALAAKEMLANDNGYFSFETKDAGTNLMGYHTLDNGWKMGVIALENEMFSGLSKLKTNFIVTTIIVSILGLCISFAISRSVSRPLRHVLRISEGLSEGDFTQEIPEKYLKRIDEMGTMARALDRMTDNMREMIAKVSQEATAVNEASCDLMGDVVGVTKHSKQIAGAISEVDRGAQSQTVMAEESASAMEQMAMGIQNVAEVASTIACNTDFISQKISESNYAVQQSIRRMNEIQQGTTDELTIIHKLEKESEEISLISKMITDISDQTNLLALNASIEAARAGDAGKGFAVVAEEVRKLSEQTAESATKINVLIERVQSYTLEVVKAAESGEDNVERGLASIEAVGERFEEMVQAVGEIAGQIEEMNASAEQMSANTEEVSASMEEMAATAHAASDYVHEVTDATAEQLKTVATMNNQTEKLSEMAKRLYEAIQKFKY, encoded by the coding sequence ATGTGGTTAAAAGGTATTGGTGGTAAATTAATTGTTGCAATTATAGCTCTTGTATTTGTAACATGTGGCACACTAGGGTTATCTACTTGGATAAATAGTACAAAAGCTATGAATGAACAAGTGGAATCAAATTTGGTTTCTAGAGCAGAGGATGTTTCACAATACATAGAAGAACACTTCCAATTAACATTAGTAGAAGTTGAAGCAATCGCAGAGCAAGAGGCAGTTCGTAGCATGGACTTTGAGAAGCAGAAACAATATTTATCGAAACGTCTTGCTAATAATGAAAATTACTTAGGTTTTGGCATTATTAACGCTGATGGGGTTGCTCATTACCTTGATGATACAACAGCTGAACTAGGGGATCGTGATTATGTAAAGGAAGGTTTTACTGGTAAGTCTGTTATGTCAGAAATTACGATTAGTCGTGTAACAGGTGAACCAGTTATTTTAATCGTTTCACCAATTGAAACAGCGACTGGTGAAAAAGCTTTATTACTAGCGCGTATCGATGGCTATTACCTATCTAAAATTGTAGAAGGCATTAAGGTTGGAGACAGTGGCTACACATTTATGTTAGACGCTAACGGAACAATTATTGGACATAATAATCACTCGTATGTGAAGGAACAATACAATCCAATCAAGGAAGCAGACGAAACAGGTATCATGACAGGCAGGGCATTGGCTGCTAAAGAAATGCTTGCTAATGATAACGGTTATTTTTCTTTTGAAACAAAAGATGCTGGAACTAACTTAATGGGCTATCACACCCTTGATAATGGTTGGAAAATGGGTGTTATCGCATTAGAGAATGAGATGTTTTCAGGGCTTTCTAAGCTTAAGACGAACTTCATTGTCACAACAATCATTGTTTCGATACTAGGGCTATGCATCTCGTTTGCCATTTCACGCTCTGTTAGTAGACCACTTCGACATGTACTTCGCATTAGTGAGGGCTTATCAGAAGGAGACTTTACACAGGAGATTCCAGAAAAATATTTGAAACGTATTGATGAAATGGGAACGATGGCACGTGCATTAGATCGCATGACTGATAATATGCGGGAAATGATAGCTAAAGTGAGTCAAGAAGCAACTGCAGTGAATGAAGCTTCGTGTGATTTAATGGGAGATGTAGTCGGAGTAACAAAGCATTCGAAGCAAATTGCTGGTGCAATAAGTGAAGTAGACCGAGGGGCACAAAGCCAAACTGTGATGGCAGAGGAAAGTGCCTCAGCAATGGAGCAAATGGCAATGGGGATACAAAATGTAGCTGAAGTTGCCTCAACCATTGCTTGTAATACAGATTTTATTTCCCAGAAAATTAGTGAAAGCAATTATGCAGTCCAGCAATCCATTCGACGTATGAATGAGATTCAGCAAGGCACAACAGATGAACTAACCATTATTCACAAACTAGAAAAAGAGTCAGAAGAAATTAGCTTAATTTCAAAAATGATTACCGATATTTCCGATCAAACGAATTTATTGGCATTGAATGCTTCTATTGAAGCAGCACGGGCAGGGGATGCTGGTAAAGGCTTTGCCGTTGTGGCGGAAGAAGTTCGCAAGCTATCAGAGCAAACAGCAGAATCAGCTACCAAAATTAATGTGCTAATTGAAAGAGTTCAATCTTACACATTAGAAGTAGTAAAAGCTGCGGAATCAGGTGAAGATAATGTGGAGCGTGGTTTAGCTTCCATTGAGGCAGTAGGAGAGCGCTTCGAGGAAATGGTTCAAGCAGTGGGAGAAATAGCAGGTCAAATTGAAGAAATGAATGCTTCGGCTGAACAAATGTCTGCCAATACGGAGGAAGTTTCAGCTTCTATGGAAGAAATGGCGGCCACTGCACATGCGGCAAGTGATTATGTGCATGAGGTAACAGATGCAACAGCCGAACAATTGAAGACTGTAGCAACAATGAACAATCAAACTGAAAAACTATCAGAAATGGCAAAACGTTTATATGAAGCCATTCAAAAATTTAAATATTAA
- a CDS encoding GMC family oxidoreductase produces MAKTLPSVDVVTVGVGWTGGIVAAECAKAGLKVVGLERGQKRGTEDYLNVHDEYRYAIRYDLMQNLSKETVSFRNDRNMKALPMRQLGSFLLGEGLGGSGTHWNGMTYRFLPYDFQIKTLTDKRYGPNKLGPDYLIQDWGLTYDQLEPYFDKFEKTAGISGDDKNKFSGKRSNPYPTPPMKKTPMLAQFEKAAANLKLTPYMVPSANVSEVYKNPDGETINACQYCGFCERFGCEYGAKSSAEITVVPTALKTGNFDLRFNSNVVEILKQGNKATGVRYIDTVSGEEFIQPANAVVLTSYVFNNAKLLMVSDIGERYDPTTGKGTLGRNYCYQILPGAAGFFEEQYNTFMGAGSLGMCIDDYNGDNFDHSDLDFIHGGNIALTQTGTRPIGSNPTPPDTPTWGPEFKKQSIYYYTRSFGIGAQGASMPHKQNYLSLDPTYKDAYGLPLMQLTYNFTGQDRALHKYISARAADIMKEMGAKTIVPNAEITDYNIVPYQTTHNTGGTVMSLTPEQGVVNNYLQHWDVDNLFAVSAGNFAHNSGYNPTGTLGALAYRCAEGVIKYSQSGGSLV; encoded by the coding sequence ATGGCTAAAACATTACCAAGTGTAGACGTGGTAACAGTTGGTGTAGGTTGGACAGGCGGTATCGTTGCTGCCGAGTGTGCCAAAGCTGGCTTAAAGGTAGTCGGTTTAGAGCGTGGTCAAAAGCGTGGTACCGAAGATTACTTAAATGTTCATGATGAATACCGTTATGCCATTCGTTATGATTTAATGCAAAATCTATCCAAAGAAACGGTAAGCTTTCGTAATGATCGAAATATGAAAGCATTGCCAATGCGTCAGCTTGGCTCCTTTTTGCTTGGAGAGGGTCTGGGCGGATCAGGAACACACTGGAATGGGATGACTTATCGATTTTTACCCTATGATTTTCAAATCAAAACGTTAACAGATAAACGTTACGGGCCTAATAAGCTTGGGCCAGATTATCTGATTCAGGATTGGGGTTTAACATATGATCAACTTGAGCCCTATTTCGATAAGTTCGAGAAAACAGCTGGTATTTCAGGGGATGATAAAAATAAATTTAGTGGGAAGCGCTCGAATCCCTATCCAACACCGCCTATGAAAAAAACGCCTATGCTTGCACAATTCGAAAAAGCTGCAGCAAACCTGAAGCTAACACCTTATATGGTACCTTCAGCCAACGTGTCAGAGGTTTATAAAAATCCAGATGGCGAAACGATCAATGCTTGCCAATATTGCGGTTTTTGTGAACGTTTTGGATGCGAATACGGTGCAAAATCATCTGCAGAAATTACGGTTGTCCCTACTGCTCTGAAGACAGGAAATTTTGATTTACGCTTCAATTCCAATGTTGTAGAAATTTTAAAGCAGGGTAATAAGGCTACAGGTGTTAGATATATCGATACCGTTTCGGGAGAAGAATTCATTCAGCCTGCTAATGCTGTTGTATTAACTAGTTATGTCTTTAATAATGCCAAGCTATTAATGGTCTCTGACATAGGTGAAAGATATGACCCTACTACTGGTAAAGGAACACTTGGCAGAAACTATTGCTATCAAATCTTGCCTGGTGCCGCTGGGTTCTTCGAGGAACAATACAATACATTTATGGGCGCAGGTTCATTAGGCATGTGTATAGACGACTACAATGGGGATAATTTTGACCATAGTGATTTAGATTTTATTCACGGAGGAAATATTGCGCTTACACAGACAGGCACTCGACCAATCGGTTCCAATCCAACACCGCCAGATACACCTACTTGGGGACCAGAATTTAAAAAGCAATCTATTTATTACTATACACGCTCATTCGGTATTGGTGCGCAAGGAGCATCTATGCCACATAAGCAAAACTATCTATCACTGGATCCTACCTATAAGGATGCTTACGGCTTGCCATTAATGCAATTAACGTACAATTTTACTGGGCAGGATCGTGCACTTCATAAATATATCTCTGCACGTGCAGCGGATATTATGAAGGAAATGGGTGCAAAAACAATCGTCCCTAACGCGGAAATTACCGATTATAATATCGTACCTTACCAAACAACGCATAACACTGGTGGAACGGTGATGAGTTTAACACCCGAACAAGGCGTTGTGAATAATTACTTACAGCACTGGGATGTTGATAATCTTTTCGCAGTAAGTGCGGGAAACTTTGCACACAATAGTGGTTACAATCCAACAGGCACATTAGGTGCGCTTGCCTACCGTTGTGCTGAAGGGGTTATTAAATATAGTCAATCAGGTGGGTCTTTAGTGTAA
- a CDS encoding DUF6509 family protein codes for MEITQFSMEEILDPTNIIEGKRYEFILDVEIDEEDELYHEAGIEIRVLIGEKGEEPFILNYFIIEKAEGEYLDFALEDVELEEILAFCKEEIAKA; via the coding sequence ATGGAAATTACACAATTCTCAATGGAAGAAATTTTAGACCCAACAAATATTATAGAAGGTAAGCGTTATGAATTTATTTTGGATGTAGAAATTGATGAAGAGGATGAGCTATACCACGAAGCCGGCATTGAAATTCGTGTTCTTATTGGCGAAAAGGGAGAAGAGCCATTTATTTTAAATTACTTCATCATAGAAAAGGCTGAAGGTGAATATTTAGACTTTGCACTAGAGGATGTTGAACTAGAAGAAATTTTGGCATTCTGTAAAGAAGAAATAGCGAAAGCATAA
- a CDS encoding alanyl-tRNA editing protein, producing MKELLYYQDVMLQEFDATIISKGTDKSGRHYVVLSNTAFYPTGGGQPHDTGTLNAMEVIDVEKVDDEIRHYIQGDPSTLDGIIHGKINWPRRFDHMQQHAGQHILTAAFVELFNAQTVSFHLGSEQVTIDIAVDTLSEQHLAAAEARANDIILENRPIQTTWVTEHELGNYNLRKEVAVTGDIRLVIIPHFDYNGCGGTHPTSTGQVSAIKILGIEKMKGNVRVSFVCGQRVLTELGMRKKVLGDVARQLSVPEIEAATALSKVLSAQKTTEKALAAAKEELLTYEAKALVNSEGIVTAAFNQRTMQELQKIARIIVTEQKDVITLLVSENVDKLQFVAARGTNVSKSMKDIAQKALPLINGKGGGSDQMVQGGGDCTISKEALLAAMQDA from the coding sequence ATGAAAGAGCTATTATATTACCAAGACGTTATGTTGCAAGAGTTTGATGCAACTATTATTAGTAAAGGGACTGATAAATCTGGCCGTCATTATGTTGTACTATCGAATACCGCCTTCTATCCAACTGGTGGAGGTCAGCCTCACGATACCGGTACATTGAATGCGATGGAAGTCATAGATGTTGAAAAGGTGGATGATGAAATTCGTCACTATATTCAAGGTGATCCATCGACTTTAGATGGTATCATACATGGCAAGATAAATTGGCCAAGACGATTTGATCATATGCAGCAACATGCTGGGCAGCATATTTTAACAGCTGCTTTTGTAGAGCTTTTTAATGCGCAGACTGTAAGCTTTCATCTAGGCAGTGAGCAAGTCACAATTGATATTGCAGTTGATACGCTGTCTGAACAACACCTTGCAGCGGCAGAAGCAAGAGCCAATGACATCATTTTAGAAAACCGTCCCATTCAAACAACCTGGGTTACAGAACATGAGCTTGGCAACTATAATCTTCGTAAAGAAGTTGCAGTGACGGGGGACATTCGACTTGTGATTATCCCTCATTTTGATTACAACGGTTGTGGTGGCACTCACCCCACATCTACTGGACAAGTTAGTGCCATAAAAATATTAGGTATCGAAAAAATGAAGGGTAATGTGCGCGTTTCTTTTGTTTGTGGTCAACGTGTTTTAACTGAGCTTGGCATGCGAAAAAAAGTATTAGGGGACGTTGCTCGACAATTAAGTGTCCCTGAGATTGAAGCTGCTACAGCACTCTCAAAAGTTCTCTCTGCTCAAAAAACCACAGAAAAAGCACTTGCTGCTGCAAAAGAGGAGTTACTCACTTATGAAGCAAAGGCTCTTGTTAATAGCGAAGGCATAGTAACTGCGGCTTTTAATCAACGAACAATGCAGGAGCTACAAAAAATAGCCCGCATTATTGTCACGGAACAGAAAGATGTAATAACTCTTCTTGTGTCTGAAAATGTAGACAAGCTACAATTCGTTGCAGCAAGAGGTACGAATGTTTCAAAAAGCATGAAGGATATTGCCCAAAAGGCACTGCCTCTTATTAATGGTAAAGGTGGCGGAAGCGATCAAATGGTACAAGGCGGTGGCGATTGCACCATTTCTAAAGAAGCGTTACTAGCAGCTATGCAAGACGCTTAA
- a CDS encoding FAD-dependent oxidoreductase, with the protein MKYVIIGGDAAGMSAAMEIYRNVPGAEITSLERGFIYSYGQCGLPYVVDGRISSTKRLIARDVETFRDKYAIDARVGYEVEHVDIEKKIITGTQASGENFEITYDKLLIATGASPVMPVKKGIELEGIHTVKTIPQLEDLLADLTSDIEQVTIIGGGYIGLEMAETLHACGKKVRLVQRGSHVARILDEELAQHVHEEAKKNDVELLLNTSVEAFEGNKRVERVVTDNGILETDLVIVASGIQPNTQFLKDTGIALAKNGAIIVNRHLETSIENIYAAGDCATHFNIVKERLDYIPLGTTANKQGRLAGLNMSGKFAPFRGIVGTSILKFFNLTIATTGINERNAKELGFDYEAFKLSARHIAGYYPGAQRMFIKVVVRKRDQLLLGAQIVGPAGVDKRIDVFATALYSKMTLPDLLDLDLAYAPPFNGVWDPLQQVARMNGRL; encoded by the coding sequence ATGAAATACGTCATCATTGGGGGAGATGCTGCAGGTATGTCTGCAGCAATGGAAATCTATCGGAATGTTCCAGGAGCAGAAATAACTTCTTTAGAACGTGGTTTTATTTATTCATATGGGCAATGTGGATTGCCATATGTTGTAGATGGTCGTATTTCATCAACCAAACGTTTAATTGCAAGAGATGTCGAGACTTTTCGAGATAAATATGCCATTGATGCAAGAGTTGGCTATGAGGTAGAGCATGTAGATATAGAGAAGAAGATTATTACAGGTACACAAGCAAGTGGCGAAAACTTTGAGATTACCTACGATAAACTTCTTATCGCAACGGGGGCTAGTCCAGTCATGCCTGTGAAAAAAGGGATTGAGCTAGAAGGTATCCATACCGTGAAAACAATTCCTCAACTGGAAGATTTACTGGCTGATTTAACGTCAGATATTGAACAGGTAACCATCATAGGTGGTGGCTATATTGGATTAGAAATGGCTGAAACGCTACATGCCTGCGGGAAAAAGGTAAGACTGGTTCAACGAGGGAGCCATGTAGCAAGAATTTTAGATGAAGAGCTTGCTCAGCATGTTCATGAGGAAGCAAAAAAGAACGATGTAGAGCTGTTATTAAATACGAGTGTTGAAGCATTTGAAGGAAATAAACGGGTTGAACGCGTTGTTACAGACAACGGTATTTTGGAGACAGATTTAGTGATTGTCGCTTCAGGCATTCAACCAAATACGCAGTTTTTAAAGGATACTGGGATTGCACTTGCAAAAAATGGAGCAATCATTGTAAATCGCCATTTAGAGACTTCTATTGAAAATATTTATGCAGCAGGAGATTGTGCAACCCATTTTAATATTGTAAAGGAACGTTTAGATTATATACCTTTAGGAACAACAGCCAATAAGCAAGGTCGTTTAGCTGGTCTCAATATGTCAGGCAAATTTGCGCCGTTTAGAGGAATTGTGGGCACTTCTATTTTAAAATTTTTCAATCTAACCATAGCTACAACAGGCATTAATGAGCGCAATGCTAAAGAGCTGGGCTTTGACTATGAGGCATTTAAATTATCTGCACGCCATATAGCTGGCTATTATCCAGGTGCACAACGTATGTTTATTAAAGTGGTCGTTCGCAAACGTGATCAATTGTTACTGGGTGCGCAAATCGTGGGACCTGCGGGAGTCGATAAGCGTATCGATGTGTTTGCTACGGCATTATATAGTAAAATGACACTACCTGATTTGCTAGATTTAGATTTAGCCTATGCACCACCATTTAACGGTGTTTGGGATCCTTTGCAGCAGGTGGCAAGAATGAATGGACGTTTATAA
- a CDS encoding VanZ family protein yields MSTYTQSIFIAFFITIILSFVLFIPWLIYTYRKYGYLSMSKTIIMFSFIFYFLSALCLVLLPFPSTRDTCSLQSPDTVHTNLRLFQFVDDVLKDSGVVVTNPSTWLAITKQQAFFQAFFNFLLLMPFGVYLRYFLKERRYWKRAFLISFLLTLFYEVTQRTGIYGIFNCAYRIFDVDDLLLNSVGALLGFFLAPIVWALFPSHEEVEAKAAEMEKNDIVKPISILLALVIDLIIAQLIWMMIGVLTGYSGTFEFLVEMALYMILFGLMPSMMKGATLGMKVMRFTMVNKNGKSIVRQSWRRCIAIIATLCLSEAITTLGDIQLDMDSPFYVLQIVISLLAAIAGFALTMIIAIHVIWVIVSGGNRRLYIDQYADLMATRKK; encoded by the coding sequence ATGTCAACGTACACGCAATCCATTTTTATAGCGTTTTTCATAACCATTATTTTATCCTTTGTACTGTTTATACCATGGTTGATTTATACGTATCGCAAGTATGGATACTTATCGATGTCCAAAACCATTATCATGTTCTCATTTATTTTTTACTTTTTATCTGCGCTTTGTTTAGTATTATTACCATTTCCATCTACAAGAGATACTTGCTCACTTCAATCCCCGGACACCGTTCATACTAATTTGAGACTTTTTCAATTTGTTGATGATGTTTTAAAGGACAGTGGGGTTGTTGTCACAAATCCATCTACATGGCTTGCTATCACAAAACAGCAGGCATTTTTTCAAGCCTTCTTTAATTTCTTACTACTGATGCCATTCGGCGTTTACTTGCGCTATTTTCTTAAAGAAAGAAGGTACTGGAAACGTGCATTTTTAATTAGCTTTTTGCTAACATTGTTTTATGAGGTCACACAAAGAACAGGCATTTATGGCATCTTTAATTGTGCATACCGAATCTTTGATGTAGATGACTTATTACTAAACAGTGTAGGTGCACTATTAGGCTTCTTCTTAGCACCAATTGTTTGGGCATTATTCCCTTCGCATGAAGAGGTTGAGGCTAAAGCTGCTGAAATGGAAAAAAATGATATTGTTAAGCCGATTTCTATTTTGCTGGCATTGGTCATTGACTTAATTATCGCCCAACTGATTTGGATGATGATTGGTGTTCTGACAGGGTATAGCGGTACTTTTGAATTCTTAGTGGAAATGGCTCTGTACATGATACTCTTCGGTTTGATGCCAAGTATGATGAAAGGTGCAACGCTCGGTATGAAAGTGATGCGTTTTACAATGGTCAACAAGAATGGCAAAAGTATTGTAAGGCAATCGTGGCGTCGCTGTATTGCTATTATTGCTACCTTGTGTTTATCAGAGGCCATTACAACGCTAGGTGACATTCAATTAGATATGGATTCACCATTTTATGTTCTGCAAATTGTCATTTCTCTACTTGCCGCTATAGCAGGTTTTGCACTTACAATGATAATAGCTATTCATGTGATATGGGTCATCGTAAGTGGTGGAAATCGACGTTTGTATATCGATCAATATGCAGATTTAATGGCAACAAGGAAAAAATAA
- a CDS encoding gluconate 2-dehydrogenase subunit 3 family protein — MSSDKNNVSRRDFLKTTGIAAGTLVGGGLIGGLVGYNIHGKGTSTLEHGGHETTNEATGSPKAKMFFRNERDFSILSKATERIFPEDDLGPGAIGLDVPYFIDHQLAGNYGSNSKEYMQGPFDVGAPTQGYQSRLTRAEIFRQGIQKMEDEAQKRYKKSFNDIDGKQMDEILTAFQKGDIEMVGVTSAFFFALLRAATLEGAYSDPMYGGNRNMDGWRMKGFPGHQMAYITQIEDAKFQKIEPNPLGNH; from the coding sequence ATGAGTTCAGACAAAAACAATGTTTCTCGTCGAGACTTTTTAAAAACAACAGGTATTGCTGCTGGTACATTAGTCGGTGGTGGATTAATTGGAGGTCTAGTAGGCTACAACATCCATGGTAAAGGCACTTCTACCTTGGAGCATGGTGGTCATGAAACAACGAATGAGGCAACAGGTTCACCTAAGGCTAAGATGTTTTTTAGAAACGAAAGAGATTTTAGTATCTTATCAAAGGCCACAGAACGTATCTTCCCAGAAGACGATTTGGGACCAGGTGCTATAGGTTTAGATGTTCCCTATTTTATCGATCATCAGCTTGCAGGAAATTATGGGAGTAACTCTAAAGAATATATGCAAGGTCCATTCGATGTGGGTGCCCCAACTCAAGGCTATCAGAGCCGCTTAACGCGAGCGGAAATTTTTAGGCAGGGTATTCAAAAAATGGAGGACGAAGCACAAAAGCGTTATAAAAAAAGCTTTAACGATATAGATGGCAAACAAATGGATGAGATATTAACAGCGTTTCAAAAGGGTGACATAGAAATGGTTGGGGTTACATCCGCGTTCTTCTTTGCACTATTACGCGCGGCTACATTAGAGGGAGCTTATTCTGACCCAATGTATGGAGGAAATCGTAATATGGATGGCTGGCGCATGAAGGGCTTCCCTGGTCACCAAATGGCCTATATTACACAAATAGAAGATGCGAAATTCCAAAAAATCGAGCCTAATCCATTAGGCAACCATTAA